In a genomic window of [Empedobacter] haloabium:
- a CDS encoding ribonucleotide-diphosphate reductase subunit beta, whose protein sequence is MLNWEDDVTKPTAAPIAASDESTAEQVALRVNADDKRIINGKTDVNQLVPFKYKWAWDKYLAGCANHWMPQEVNMQRDIELWKNPNGLSEDERRLVKRNLGFFVTADSLAANNIVLGTYRHITAPECRQYLLRQAFEEAIHTHAYQYIVESLGLDEQEIFNAYNEIKSIRDKDQFLIPFIDTLTDPAFTTGTIENDQKLLKSLIVFACLMEGLFFYVGFTQILALGRQNKMMGAAEQYQYILRDESMHCNFGIDLINTIKLENPQLWTPAFREEIKALFLKAVELEYAYAEDTMPRGVLGLNATMFKGYLRFIANRRAVQIGLEPLFDQDENPFPWMSEMIDLKKERNFFETRVTEYQTGGALNWD, encoded by the coding sequence ATGCTAAATTGGGAAGATGACGTGACCAAGCCTACTGCGGCGCCAATCGCCGCCAGCGACGAATCCACCGCCGAGCAGGTCGCGCTGCGCGTGAACGCGGACGACAAGCGCATCATCAACGGCAAGACCGACGTCAACCAGCTGGTACCGTTCAAGTACAAGTGGGCATGGGACAAATACCTGGCCGGCTGCGCCAACCACTGGATGCCGCAGGAAGTGAACATGCAGCGCGACATCGAGCTGTGGAAGAACCCGAACGGCCTGTCCGAGGACGAGCGCCGCCTGGTCAAGCGCAACCTGGGCTTCTTCGTGACGGCCGACTCGCTGGCCGCCAACAACATCGTGCTGGGTACCTACCGCCACATCACGGCGCCGGAATGCCGCCAGTACCTGCTGCGCCAGGCGTTCGAGGAAGCGATCCACACGCACGCCTACCAGTACATCGTCGAGTCGCTGGGCCTGGACGAGCAGGAGATCTTCAACGCCTACAACGAGATCAAGTCGATCCGCGACAAGGACCAGTTCCTGATCCCGTTCATCGACACGTTGACCGACCCGGCCTTCACCACGGGCACGATCGAAAACGACCAGAAGCTCTTGAAATCGCTGATCGTGTTTGCCTGCCTGATGGAAGGCCTGTTCTTCTACGTGGGCTTCACGCAGATCCTGGCGCTGGGCCGCCAGAACAAGATGATGGGCGCGGCCGAGCAGTACCAGTACATCCTGCGCGACGAATCGATGCACTGCAACTTCGGCATCGACCTGATCAACACGATCAAGCTGGAAAACCCGCAGCTGTGGACGCCGGCCTTCCGCGAGGAGATCAAGGCGCTGTTCCTGAAAGCCGTCGAGCTGGAATACGCCTACGCCGAGGACACGATGCCGCGCGGCGTGCTGGGCCTGAACGCGACGATGTTCAAGGGCTACCTGCGCTTCATCGCCAACCGCCGCGCCGTGCAGATCGGTCTGGAGCCGCTGTTCGACCAGGACGAGAACCCGTTCCCATGGATGAGCGAGATGATCGACCTGAAGAAGGAACGCAACTTCTTCGAGACGCGCGTGACCGAGTACCAGACTGGTGGAGCGTTGAACTGGGATTGA